Within Bdellovibrio bacteriovorus HD100, the genomic segment TAGGGACGAGCTCTAGCACAGCCATCCCTTTCTCGTTATTGATGGAGGATCTGCGTTTTTGCTTTTTCAGCATCCGTTGTCCTCCGAAGGAACATAGCCTGCGGTGTCGCGGGCCAGTTCTTTAAAGCGTTGATCCAGATTCAAAACCGCTTCATAGCGGCGCTTGATCTGAAGTTCGTAACATTCCTTCTGGGTCGGTTCACGAATCAGGAAGGCCGTCACTTTGGCGCTGAAACCTGCATCGTCCTCGTTTGTCGGCCCCAGGAAGGCGACTTTCAGACTGAGCAGTTTGGCTGTAAAATCAAAACGCACGCCCACTTGCGGGACGCGCTCTTCGGTGTAGCGATAGTCGCTGTCAAAGGTGCGACCGGATTCACCACCACCACGAACATCAATCTGCGGGGACAGGACGAACCAGCCGCCATCAGGTTTGTTGAACAGAGGTTTAAGCTCTTGGTTGTTGATCAGGGAAAGGTATTTGTCTTTGGCCATCTGTTCCTGCTTGTCCTGATCGATGTGCCCGGCTGCGTGGGCGCGGGAAGCAGAGAACGCGATATACTGGGCGATTTCGGCCATGGACAGAGTGAAGTTCAGAGCGAAGAAGACAATACAAAGCCCCGCCGCAATGACGATGGCAAAAATGAACTCTGCGGAAATCATCCCGCGTTCATTTTGTATTGTTCTGGAGAAGCTCTTCGTTCTGCTCATTCTCTCCTTTTAAGGTTCTGCGGTCAGAGACCGGCGAACCTGGTTGGGATGCTTGGCCCGGGCGCTTTCCGGGGTGTCCCAGACGCCGGATTCAATCATTCCGGAAACTTTCTGCCAGGGGCTGGAGATCAGTTTTGCAAGATACTTGTTCTCGCGCAGCTGACCGGTTGCCCAGATCAGAGCTCCCACCATGAAAGTCATCAGCAGGACGGACTCGACAAGGAATTGGCCTTTGTTGTTGTTAACATGCCTTTTCATCTTGTTTCTCCGTCCCAGCCAATGTGATTTCCATCAATGGGTTTGAAACCTGCTCCTGTCGTGAGCTGCTGTTCGATGCGCGCACCCAGCCGCGGGCCTGATGTTTTAAAGGCCTCGGCCGGAGCAGTCATGAACGCCTTCAGGATAAAGAAGAAGGTCGCAAATAGTAAAAGCACATACTCTACGGTCATTGGGTCCCCCTTTTTATTCCCAGCTAGACAGCGGAAATCGTCAGGAGAAACTAGTTACCGCTGAAGCCTGTGATATCACTTGCCAATGAACCCACTTTTTCTTCCATTGCAGTTTTGATTCTGTCTTTGAAGATAACCACCAAAGCGACGACCACCACCAGCAACAGGATGTATTCTGTCGCACCTTGGCCGGATTCATTCTTCAATAGCTTCTTGGAAAAGTTCTTAAACTTTTTCATGGATGTTCCTCCTTAGAGACAATATCGGATAATTTTGGGATTCTCTTTAGAGGACGGATTACAGAAACTGAACAACGCACCTGTCTCATTCTGAGAAAATGAAAAGGGAGGTCCCTGGACCTCCCTGGCGTAAATAACTTAGACGATTTCTCTCTATTTACACTCTGCTTTGTCGGCGAAAGTCTTGCCAAGATCCTTGCCATCAAATTTGACAGTCACGGATTTTTCGGTCAGGGTGCCTTTGCGGATGATTTTAGAGGATTTTTCGCCCCATTTCATGCAAGCCTCTTCCGTGTCCAGTTTTTTGGATTCTTCGGTCGGGTTTTTGCCGTTGTAAGGTTTCATGGCTTCCGTTTCTTTGCCCGCGCAGGCCTTACGGCTGATGGTGATTGTGCAGTCACCGGCGTGTGCAGCTGCAGAGCTTAGCAGGATCAAGGCTGCAATCAGTGTGGTTTTTTTCATTTTGTTCTCCTTAAATGGCAGAGACGATTTCTTCGTTCTCTGGTTTTGTTTCATTATTCTTTTCTGTATTTTCTTTATGGCCGACCAGAATGTGAAGTTCGCACATCATTTTGTGTAATTCTTCAGACTGGGTTTGCATGTCTTCAGTGGAACCCGTGACCGCGCCCATGGAGGAGGCAACACCCTGCAAACTTTGGTCGATCTGGGTCAGGGCCTTGTTCACCTGCTCAATACCCTGGGATTGTTCCTGGGAACCTTGTGCGACGGTTTGAATCAGATCTGAAACCTTGCGGGTGTTCTCCACGATGGCTTTTAGGGCCGACTCGCTGTCGGCGGCCAGATTCACGCCCTGTTTGCTTTTTTCGGAAGCCTCATGAATTAAGGAACTGATTTCCTTGGCGGCACCCGAACTTTTCTGCGCCAGTGCCCGGACTGCGTCAGCCACCACGGCAAAACCCTTGCCCTGTTCCCCGGCACGGGCGGCTTCGACCGCTGCATTCAGCGCCAGTAGATTTGTCTGGAAGGCAATGTCGTCAATCATTGTCAGGATCTCTTCGATCTTTCGCGAGTTGTTGGAAATCTCGCTGATCACCTGAACCAGCAGCTCCAGTTTCTTCTGCCCTTCATCCACGGTGCGCTGACCCTCGATGGAAATGCTGGCCGCCTGATTGGAGTTCAGGGAATTCTGGCGAACCGTCGCCGTGAGCTCTTCCATGGAGGCCACAATTTCTTCAAGAGAGGCGGCCGTGGAGGTGGAGCTTGACGAGATTTGGTCACTGGAGGTCACCAGTTCGCTGGCGCGGTTGCGGATGGTGGAGGAGCTCTCATCAAGACCACCGGCCACCAGGTTCAGGGATCTTTGCACCTTGCGAATGTTCCAGAAGCTGACCAAAAGGCCCAGCAGCAGGCTTACGCCCACGACGGTGGAAAGAATATAGATGGTCAGCTTGAAGTTTTTGGCGACGTTTTCAGCGTTGCTTACGCCCGCCATATAGCTGTCGTCGGTCAGCTTCTTCAAAGAGTCATATGCTTTGGTGTACTGGGCGTTGGAGGTCCCTTGCAGAATTTCTTCGGCCAGTTTTTCATTTTCCTGGTCCACGGCGGCCTTGAACTTTTCACTTTCCGCCTGGTAGGAGTCCCAGCCGGCCAGAAATTCTTCATAGGTTTTTCTGAGATCGTCCGTGGTCAGTAAAGGATCCAGCACTTTGGAATAGATGGTGATGTTGCCCAGAAGACTGTCCATTTCTTCCAGAATCTTTGTGCGTTCGTCAGTGCTTTGCGTGGCCAGCAGATTGAACTCCAGCTTGCGATAGTTGGCCAGATTGATGTTCAGATCGGCGGCTTTGCTGACGGCCGGAAGCCAGATTTCACCAATTTCTCCGGTGACTTTGTTTTGAAAGCGCAGTCTGTCCAGAGAAAGCAGATTGGTGATCAACGCAATCGCCATCAGCAGCCCAGTCACTATCAAGAAGCGGCCTTTGAGTGAAAGTTGGGTCATAATTAGGGATCCTCCGGCCAGATTCTTCGGAGTCCTTAAATGCAAAACGGAGTCTGGCCCGACCTTTTTGGGCGATCCAGAAACTGAATACGAGGTGGTATTAAATCTTATATATGCGGGTTTTGTTTAGAAATTTGGACCTAGGTTGGGGTCCTGTGTTGACGAAGGTCTTAAGACTCTCTAGATTGGGGCTTAGGAGACTTCTCAGCATGCCTAAGCACCTAGTTTTTCTCTACGCTTTTTGTGTGGTCATTCTTTTCGTCGTGAACGTCGTCGTTTCTTAACGACGTCCCCGTGACTAGTTTTTAAGAGCGTAAATATCCGGATAATTTCTTCCGAGCTCTTCGGAATCCATCCCGTATCCAACGACAT encodes:
- a CDS encoding HAMP domain-containing methyl-accepting chemotaxis protein, translated to MTQLSLKGRFLIVTGLLMAIALITNLLSLDRLRFQNKVTGEIGEIWLPAVSKAADLNINLANYRKLEFNLLATQSTDERTKILEEMDSLLGNITIYSKVLDPLLTTDDLRKTYEEFLAGWDSYQAESEKFKAAVDQENEKLAEEILQGTSNAQYTKAYDSLKKLTDDSYMAGVSNAENVAKNFKLTIYILSTVVGVSLLLGLLVSFWNIRKVQRSLNLVAGGLDESSSTIRNRASELVTSSDQISSSSTSTAASLEEIVASMEELTATVRQNSLNSNQAASISIEGQRTVDEGQKKLELLVQVISEISNNSRKIEEILTMIDDIAFQTNLLALNAAVEAARAGEQGKGFAVVADAVRALAQKSSGAAKEISSLIHEASEKSKQGVNLAADSESALKAIVENTRKVSDLIQTVAQGSQEQSQGIEQVNKALTQIDQSLQGVASSMGAVTGSTEDMQTQSEELHKMMCELHILVGHKENTEKNNETKPENEEIVSAI
- a CDS encoding Flp1 family type IVb pilin, with product MKKFKNFSKKLLKNESGQGATEYILLLVVVVALVVIFKDRIKTAMEEKVGSLASDITGFSGN